One segment of Anopheles stephensi strain Indian chromosome 3, UCI_ANSTEP_V1.0, whole genome shotgun sequence DNA contains the following:
- the LOC118513883 gene encoding dihydrolipoyllysine-residue acetyltransferase component of pyruvate dehydrogenase complex, mitochondrial isoform X1 translates to MLRTIIVRNENLLLQGSIRKILKGTAVRSLSSECAKRSAAGHRRNSHTLSNGRNNLKQVTWRTNLVRGYCSGFPAHSKVLLPALSPTMELGTIVSWEKKEGDKLNEGDLLAEIETDKATMGFETPEEGYLAKILVAAGQKDVPIGKLVCIIVENEADVAAFKDYKDTGAAPAAPAAAPAPPAPSAAPPAPTPPPVSAPPPPPPVAAAPQPMTAVEQRGPRVYASPMAKKLAEQQRLRLEGKGSGMFGSLTSKDLAGMQADGAPAAGAPSPAAHTIPAGAAYVDIPVSNIRGVIAKRLLESKTTIPHYYLTVDVNMDQVTKLRARFNKQLEKEGVKLSINDFIIKAAAMACKKVPEANSAWMNTVIRQFDAVDVSVAVSTDRGLITPIVFAADRKGIADISKDVKNLAAKAREGKLQPQEFQGGTFSVSNLGMFGVTHFCAIINPPQSCILAVGGTQKRLVPDKDSEAGFKESDYVAVTLSCDHRTVDGAVGARWLQYFRQFLEDPNSMLL, encoded by the exons ATGTTACGAACAATCATCGTACGAAACGAGAATCTCCTGCTGCAAGGATCGATCCGAAAGATACTGAAAGGCACTGCCGTCCGCTCGCTCAGCAGCGAGTGTGCCAAACGATCAGCTGCCGGCCACCGCAG AAACTCGCACACCCTATCGAACGGCCGCAACAACCTTAAGCAGGTAACATGGAGAACGAACCTGGTCCGAGGATACTGCAGCGGATTTCCGGCTCACTCGAAGGTCCTGCTGCCGGCACTGTCCCCCACGATGGAGCTGGGCACCATCGTCAGCTGGGAGAAGAAGGAAGGCGACAAGCTGAATGaag GTGATTTACTGGCGGAAATTGAAACCGATAAAGCGACGATGGGCTTCGAAACGCCCGAGGAGGGTTATTTGGCAAAGATTCTGGTGGCTGCCGGTCAGAAAGACGTCCCCATCGGAAAGTTGGTGTGTATTATCGTAGAAAACGAGGCCGATGTGGCTGCGTTCAAGGATTACAAGGATACGGGTGCTGCACCGGCAGCACCGGCCGCTGCTCCAGCCCCACCGGCACCATCCGCTGCCCCACCAGCACCTACCCCACCGCCAGTATCTGCCcctccgccaccaccgccagtaGCTGCCGCGCCACAGCCGATGACGGCGGTAGAGCAGCGCGGACCGCGCGTCTACGCTAGCCCGATGGCTAAGAAGCTTGCCGAACAGCAACGTTTGCGGCTGGAAG GTAAAGGCTCCGGAATGTTTGGTTCACTAACGTCTAAGGATCTTGCAGGTATGCAAGCGGACGGTGCACCAGCGGCCGGTGCCCCATCACCAGCAGCGCACACCATCCCTGCCGGTGCGGCCTACGTCGACATCCCGGTGTCGAACATCCGGGGCGTGATTGCGAAGCGATTGCTCGAATCGAAAACCACCATCCCGCACTACTATCTCACGGTCGACGTAAATATGGATCAGGTGACGAAGCTGCGGGCGCGCTTTAACAAACAGCTCGAAAAGGAGGGCGTGAAGCTGTCGATTAACGATTTCATCATCAAGGCGGCCGCTATGGCGTGCAAAAAGGTGCCGGAGGCGAACTCCGCCTGGATGAACACGGTGATCCGGCAGTTTGACGCGGTGGACGTGTCCGTTGCCGTGTCGACCGACCGGGGACTGATCACGCCGATTGTGTTTGCGGCCGACCGGAAGGGCATCGCCGACATTAGCAAGGACGTGAAGAATCTGGCGGCGAAGGCACGCGAGGGCAAGCTGCAGCCGCAGGAGTTCCAGGGCGGCACCTTCAGCGTGTCGAACCTGGGCATGTTTGGCGTGACCCATTTCTGCGCCATCATCAATCCACCACAGTCGTGCATTCTGGCGGTCGGTGGCACTCAGAAGCGTCTCGTACCTGACAAGGACTCGGAAGCTGG CTTCAAGGAAAGTGACTATGTCGCGGTAACGCTTAGCTGTGACCACCGTACGGTCGATGGTGCCGTCGGTGCCCGCTGGTTGCAGTACTTCCGCCAGTTCCTGGAGGATCCCAACTCGATGTTGCTGTAA
- the LOC118513883 gene encoding dihydrolipoyllysine-residue acetyltransferase component of pyruvate dehydrogenase complex, mitochondrial isoform X2, whose translation MLRTIIVRNENLLLQGSIRKILKGTAVRSLSSECAKRSAAGHRRNSHTLSNGRNNLKQVTWRTNLVRGYCSGFPAHSKVLLPALSPTMELGTIVSWEKKEGDKLNEGDLLAEIETDKATMGFETPEEGYLAKILVAAGQKDVPIGKLVCIIVENEADVAAFKDYKDTGAAPAAPAAAPAPPAPSAAPPAPTPPPVSAPPPPPPVAAAPQPMTAVEQRGPRVYASPMAKKLAEQQRLRLEGMQADGAPAAGAPSPAAHTIPAGAAYVDIPVSNIRGVIAKRLLESKTTIPHYYLTVDVNMDQVTKLRARFNKQLEKEGVKLSINDFIIKAAAMACKKVPEANSAWMNTVIRQFDAVDVSVAVSTDRGLITPIVFAADRKGIADISKDVKNLAAKAREGKLQPQEFQGGTFSVSNLGMFGVTHFCAIINPPQSCILAVGGTQKRLVPDKDSEAGFKESDYVAVTLSCDHRTVDGAVGARWLQYFRQFLEDPNSMLL comes from the exons ATGTTACGAACAATCATCGTACGAAACGAGAATCTCCTGCTGCAAGGATCGATCCGAAAGATACTGAAAGGCACTGCCGTCCGCTCGCTCAGCAGCGAGTGTGCCAAACGATCAGCTGCCGGCCACCGCAG AAACTCGCACACCCTATCGAACGGCCGCAACAACCTTAAGCAGGTAACATGGAGAACGAACCTGGTCCGAGGATACTGCAGCGGATTTCCGGCTCACTCGAAGGTCCTGCTGCCGGCACTGTCCCCCACGATGGAGCTGGGCACCATCGTCAGCTGGGAGAAGAAGGAAGGCGACAAGCTGAATGaag GTGATTTACTGGCGGAAATTGAAACCGATAAAGCGACGATGGGCTTCGAAACGCCCGAGGAGGGTTATTTGGCAAAGATTCTGGTGGCTGCCGGTCAGAAAGACGTCCCCATCGGAAAGTTGGTGTGTATTATCGTAGAAAACGAGGCCGATGTGGCTGCGTTCAAGGATTACAAGGATACGGGTGCTGCACCGGCAGCACCGGCCGCTGCTCCAGCCCCACCGGCACCATCCGCTGCCCCACCAGCACCTACCCCACCGCCAGTATCTGCCcctccgccaccaccgccagtaGCTGCCGCGCCACAGCCGATGACGGCGGTAGAGCAGCGCGGACCGCGCGTCTACGCTAGCCCGATGGCTAAGAAGCTTGCCGAACAGCAACGTTTGCGGCTGGAAG GTATGCAAGCGGACGGTGCACCAGCGGCCGGTGCCCCATCACCAGCAGCGCACACCATCCCTGCCGGTGCGGCCTACGTCGACATCCCGGTGTCGAACATCCGGGGCGTGATTGCGAAGCGATTGCTCGAATCGAAAACCACCATCCCGCACTACTATCTCACGGTCGACGTAAATATGGATCAGGTGACGAAGCTGCGGGCGCGCTTTAACAAACAGCTCGAAAAGGAGGGCGTGAAGCTGTCGATTAACGATTTCATCATCAAGGCGGCCGCTATGGCGTGCAAAAAGGTGCCGGAGGCGAACTCCGCCTGGATGAACACGGTGATCCGGCAGTTTGACGCGGTGGACGTGTCCGTTGCCGTGTCGACCGACCGGGGACTGATCACGCCGATTGTGTTTGCGGCCGACCGGAAGGGCATCGCCGACATTAGCAAGGACGTGAAGAATCTGGCGGCGAAGGCACGCGAGGGCAAGCTGCAGCCGCAGGAGTTCCAGGGCGGCACCTTCAGCGTGTCGAACCTGGGCATGTTTGGCGTGACCCATTTCTGCGCCATCATCAATCCACCACAGTCGTGCATTCTGGCGGTCGGTGGCACTCAGAAGCGTCTCGTACCTGACAAGGACTCGGAAGCTGG CTTCAAGGAAAGTGACTATGTCGCGGTAACGCTTAGCTGTGACCACCGTACGGTCGATGGTGCCGTCGGTGCCCGCTGGTTGCAGTACTTCCGCCAGTTCCTGGAGGATCCCAACTCGATGTTGCTGTAA
- the LOC118513884 gene encoding uncharacterized protein LOC118513884, whose translation MSIERNGMFYVLLLCVFEFVHGLRINMTMFSNCQDVKLPYDEMPISLETVRFDRDSQGVCDTLHAEYEVRQSSDDVEWELIITTYQCEQQTDKICLDNPKEYIEPMHCDRFHSDDSGPWFFIASSMSNGDRCGRFTGRYNLDAAVLKIKYLEQYIAMGKGTYRVRMLFHIPGTNLDTLNVRGCCEMDFDVID comes from the exons ATGTCGATCGAAAGGAATGGAATGTTTTACGTGCTGCTCCTCTGTGTATTTGAATTCGTCCATGGGTTG CGAATCAACATGACAATGTTCTCCAACTGCCAAGACGTAAAGCTTCCCTACGATGAGATGCCCATCTCGCTGGAAACGGTACGATTCGATCGGGATTCCCAAGGCGTTTGCGATACGCTGCATGCCGAGTATGAGGTCCGCCAGTCGTCGGACGATGTTGAATGGGAACTGATCATTACGACGTACCAGTGCGagcagcaaacggacaaaaTATGTCTGGACAATCCGAAGGAGTACATTGAGCCGATGCATTGTGACCGGTTCCATTCGGATGATAGTGGGCCCTGGTTCTTCATCGCCAGCTCCATGTCCAATGGTGATCGGTGTGGACGGTTTACG GGCCGCTACAATCTAGATGCAGCTGTGCTGAAGATCAAGTATCTGGAGCAGTACATCGCCATGGGCAAGGGTACGTATCGCGTTCGGATGCTGTTCCACATCCCCGGCACGAACCTGGACACGCTGAACGTGCGTGGATGCTGCGAGATGGACTTCGAcgtgattgattga